The proteins below come from a single Zhouia spongiae genomic window:
- a CDS encoding purine-nucleoside phosphorylase, protein MTLEQLNETVDYLKEKGFDHPETGIVLGSGLGKLVDEISEPIIAHYNHIPFFPLATVEFHSGKLIYGTLEGKKVVVMQGRFHLYEGYDLIDVTYPIRVMHQLGIKKLFVSNASGAINLNFKKGDLMLIEDHINLLGGSPLAFKGVGRFGERFADMSEPYDVEMKNELKRIAKQENIDLKSGIYVSVLGPQLETKAEYRMLKIIGADAVGMSTVPEVIVANHLKLPVVAVSVITDIGDPDNLKPVSIDEIIEVAGKAEPKMSCLFKKLIKTQ, encoded by the coding sequence ATGACCTTGGAACAATTAAACGAAACCGTCGACTATCTAAAAGAAAAAGGATTTGACCACCCAGAAACAGGAATTGTATTGGGTTCCGGCCTGGGAAAACTCGTTGATGAAATTTCAGAACCTATTATAGCGCATTACAACCACATCCCTTTCTTTCCTCTGGCTACAGTTGAATTTCATAGCGGAAAACTCATATACGGAACACTAGAAGGAAAAAAAGTGGTAGTGATGCAGGGGAGGTTCCATCTTTATGAAGGATACGACCTTATAGATGTAACATACCCTATCCGGGTGATGCATCAACTAGGCATAAAAAAACTATTCGTTTCCAATGCCTCGGGAGCTATAAACCTCAATTTTAAAAAAGGTGATTTAATGCTTATTGAAGATCATATTAACTTATTAGGAGGTTCTCCCCTCGCCTTTAAAGGGGTTGGCCGGTTTGGAGAACGTTTTGCCGACATGAGTGAGCCCTATGATGTTGAAATGAAAAATGAACTTAAGCGCATTGCAAAACAAGAAAACATAGACCTCAAAAGCGGTATCTATGTATCTGTATTGGGACCACAACTGGAAACCAAAGCTGAATACAGAATGCTGAAAATAATCGGTGCTGATGCTGTAGGAATGAGCACCGTACCCGAAGTTATTGTGGCCAATCATTTAAAACTGCCTGTTGTGGCTGTATCTGTTATCACTGATATCGGCGATCCTGATAACCTGAAACCTGTCAGCATTGATGAAATCATCGAAGTGGCCGGCAAGGCTGAACCCAAAATGAGCTGCCTGTTCAAGAAACTTATCAAAACTCAATAA
- a CDS encoding toxin-antitoxin system YwqK family antitoxin codes for MKRIALTLAFLFSFALYAQEDSKKPVFEKQDDMIKATYFHDNGKVAQAGYYLNGKLQGEWVSYDLDGKKTAIANYDQGKKTGKWFFWADGKLSEVDYTDNRIANVTTWNSESRLVKN; via the coding sequence ATGAAAAGGATAGCATTAACATTAGCGTTTTTGTTTTCTTTTGCGTTGTACGCACAGGAAGATAGCAAAAAACCTGTTTTTGAGAAACAGGATGATATGATAAAAGCAACTTACTTTCACGACAATGGAAAGGTAGCACAGGCAGGATATTATCTGAATGGGAAGCTTCAGGGAGAATGGGTGTCTTACGACCTGGATGGTAAAAAAACAGCTATAGCAAATTACGATCAAGGTAAGAAAACAGGAAAATGGTTTTTCTGGGCAGATGGTAAGTTAAGTGAGGTCGATTATACAGATAACCGAATAGCAAATGTTACTACCTGGAACAGTGAAAGCCGGTTGGTGAAGAATTAA
- the aspS gene encoding aspartate--tRNA ligase → MFRSYTCGELRSTNINEEVTLAGWVQKSRDKGFMIWVDLRDRYGITQLIFDEERTPESVFNQAKTLGREYVVQVKGTVIERESKNKNIPTGAIEVLVSDIKILNEAETPPFTIEDNTDGGEDLRMKYRYLDIRRNPVKDKLVFRHKVAMEVRNYLSKEGFIEVETPYLIKSTPEGARDFVVPSRMNEGQFYALPQSPQTFKQLLMVGGLDKYFQIVKCFRDEDLRADRQPEFTQIDCEMAFVEQEDILNIFEGLTKYLLKEIKGVETEKFPRITYADAMRKYGNDKPDIRFGMEFGELNTVAQHKDFNVFNTSELVAGIAVPGAASYTRKEIDQLIDWVKRPQVGAKGMVYVKCNDDGTYKSSVDKFYDQEDLAKWAEKTGAKAGDLICVLSGNTNETRAQLSALRMELAERLGLRNAHEFAPLWVVDFPLLEWDEETERYHAMHHPFTSPKPEDLSLLESDPGKARANAYDLVLNGNEIGGGSIRIFDQELQSRMFSLLGFTKEEAEAQFGFLMNAFKYGAPPHGGIAFGFDRLVAILGGQETIRDYIAFPKNNAGRDVMIDAPAPIDDDQLKELCLKIDL, encoded by the coding sequence ATGTTTAGATCTTATACTTGTGGTGAGCTTCGCTCAACAAATATTAATGAGGAAGTAACATTGGCCGGATGGGTTCAGAAATCAAGAGATAAAGGATTTATGATCTGGGTCGATCTCAGGGACCGGTACGGCATCACCCAATTAATTTTTGATGAAGAAAGAACACCCGAAAGTGTTTTTAATCAGGCTAAGACCCTTGGTCGTGAATATGTAGTACAGGTAAAGGGGACTGTTATTGAGCGAGAGTCCAAGAACAAGAATATTCCTACCGGAGCTATCGAAGTACTGGTTTCAGACATTAAAATTTTAAATGAAGCTGAAACGCCTCCTTTTACTATCGAGGATAATACCGACGGTGGAGAAGACCTGAGAATGAAATATCGTTATCTGGATATTCGCAGGAACCCGGTAAAAGACAAATTAGTTTTTCGACATAAAGTCGCTATGGAAGTGCGCAACTATCTTTCAAAAGAAGGATTTATAGAGGTTGAAACCCCATATCTTATAAAATCGACTCCGGAGGGAGCCAGGGATTTCGTGGTACCGTCAAGAATGAACGAAGGACAGTTTTACGCCTTGCCCCAGTCGCCTCAAACCTTTAAGCAGCTTCTTATGGTTGGGGGACTTGACAAATACTTTCAGATTGTAAAATGTTTCCGTGATGAAGACCTGAGAGCGGACAGGCAACCCGAATTTACGCAGATTGACTGTGAAATGGCATTTGTAGAACAGGAAGACATTCTTAACATCTTCGAAGGTTTAACCAAATATCTGTTAAAGGAGATCAAAGGTGTTGAAACCGAAAAGTTTCCGAGAATAACTTATGCCGATGCCATGCGTAAATATGGTAACGATAAGCCGGACATACGTTTTGGAATGGAATTCGGCGAATTGAATACCGTTGCGCAACACAAAGACTTTAATGTATTTAATACTTCCGAATTGGTAGCTGGTATTGCAGTTCCGGGCGCCGCCTCATATACCCGTAAGGAGATCGATCAACTTATTGACTGGGTTAAACGTCCGCAAGTTGGTGCTAAAGGGATGGTATACGTTAAATGCAATGACGACGGTACTTATAAATCTTCCGTCGACAAATTTTACGATCAGGAAGATCTTGCCAAATGGGCCGAAAAAACAGGCGCTAAAGCAGGTGATCTGATCTGTGTATTATCCGGAAACACAAATGAAACAAGAGCTCAATTGAGCGCCTTAAGAATGGAACTCGCTGAACGTCTGGGCCTAAGAAATGCCCATGAGTTTGCTCCGTTGTGGGTTGTCGACTTTCCTTTACTGGAGTGGGATGAAGAAACCGAAAGATATCATGCCATGCACCACCCTTTTACTTCTCCTAAACCGGAAGACCTTTCTCTTTTGGAATCAGATCCGGGCAAAGCAAGGGCCAATGCATACGATCTGGTACTGAACGGTAATGAGATCGGAGGAGGATCGATACGTATCTTTGATCAGGAATTGCAAAGCAGAATGTTTTCACTGCTCGGATTTACCAAAGAAGAAGCAGAAGCTCAATTCGGCTTCCTGATGAACGCCTTTAAATACGGAGCCCCGCCACATGGAGGGATCGCATTTGGTTTTGATCGCCTGGTAGCTATATTGGGGGGGCAGGAAACGATCCGTGATTATATCGCTTTCCCTAAAAATAATGCTGGACGCGATGTTATGATCGATGCTCCGGCACCTATTGACGACGATCAATTAAAAGAATTATGTTTAAAGATTGATCTTTAA
- a CDS encoding chloride channel protein, which yields MPNQKKSLLAKLLIWRAKHISHRQFILILSILVGFTSGVGALILKNFTHFIQHMLEGNLVQYYHHAFYFIFPIIGFGIVYLIMKYIIRNKVSHGIPSTLYAISKRKGLMKRYQMFGSILTAPITVGFGGSVGLEGPTVATGAAISSNISQLFHMNQPTRTLLIGCAAAGALSSIFKAPIAAIIFAIEVFSLDLTLTSLVPLLLASLSAIITSYFFFGDDILLPFRIEDKFVIADIPYFIILGIVAGLVSIYFSKVYERIHNFFDNIESPVNRIIIGGVAIGLLVFLIPPLYGEGFDVMNNIIKGDLTAALKGNIFNLDLDNNWNVIGLLAGLVLFKVVASSITFGAGGVGGIFAPTLFMGSILGNCVAKTLNSLGLFNTSVSESNFTLVGMAGLMAGVLHAPLTAIFLIAELTGGYELFIPLMITAAISYSFTKYFVSYSVYTTELARKGELITHDKDHAILTFMDIESVIEKNFMPVNPEMTLGEIVHKAVVKSSRNIYPVLNTKTRTLEGVILLDDIRPIMFDQAMYNSVKATDVMQAPPAIIEMEKDKMTTVMKKFQDSGAWNLPVVKNGVYVGFVSKSKLLTAYRRKLINFAV from the coding sequence ATGCCTAACCAAAAGAAATCATTACTGGCAAAACTATTAATCTGGCGTGCAAAGCATATTTCGCACCGGCAGTTTATATTAATACTCAGTATCTTGGTAGGTTTTACATCCGGAGTAGGCGCACTTATCTTAAAGAATTTCACTCACTTTATCCAACACATGCTGGAGGGCAATCTGGTTCAGTATTACCATCACGCCTTCTATTTTATCTTTCCTATTATCGGATTTGGCATTGTTTACCTGATTATGAAATATATCATCAGAAACAAAGTGAGTCATGGTATCCCTTCCACCTTGTATGCTATTTCAAAACGCAAAGGACTAATGAAACGATACCAGATGTTCGGGAGTATTTTAACTGCACCGATAACAGTTGGTTTTGGAGGATCCGTCGGTCTGGAAGGCCCTACAGTAGCTACCGGAGCTGCCATAAGTTCAAACATCTCACAGTTGTTTCACATGAATCAACCTACGAGAACATTATTAATTGGTTGTGCTGCAGCGGGAGCCTTGTCGTCTATTTTTAAAGCCCCGATCGCTGCCATTATTTTTGCCATAGAAGTCTTCAGTCTTGACCTGACCCTGACATCACTCGTCCCCCTGCTACTGGCTTCTTTGTCGGCAATCATCACTTCTTACTTTTTCTTTGGCGATGATATTTTACTTCCTTTTCGGATTGAAGATAAGTTTGTTATAGCCGATATTCCATATTTTATTATCTTAGGAATCGTTGCCGGTTTGGTCTCGATCTACTTCTCAAAAGTATATGAGCGTATACATAACTTTTTTGACAACATAGAATCTCCTGTAAACAGGATCATTATTGGCGGAGTTGCCATCGGACTTCTGGTATTTTTAATTCCCCCGCTGTACGGTGAAGGCTTTGATGTTATGAACAACATTATTAAAGGCGATCTGACAGCAGCGTTGAAAGGAAACATTTTCAACCTCGACCTCGACAATAACTGGAACGTTATCGGCCTTCTGGCTGGCCTCGTCCTTTTTAAAGTAGTAGCAAGCTCCATCACCTTTGGAGCCGGAGGTGTGGGTGGTATTTTTGCCCCTACATTATTTATGGGAAGTATTCTTGGTAACTGTGTTGCCAAAACCCTGAACAGCCTCGGATTGTTCAACACATCTGTTTCTGAAAGTAATTTTACGTTAGTGGGCATGGCCGGATTAATGGCAGGCGTACTACACGCCCCCCTTACAGCCATCTTCCTGATAGCGGAGTTAACAGGAGGCTACGAACTGTTTATCCCGTTAATGATTACCGCTGCCATATCGTATTCCTTTACCAAATATTTTGTTTCTTATTCCGTCTATACGACCGAACTGGCCCGTAAAGGAGAACTCATCACCCACGATAAAGATCATGCGATACTCACTTTTATGGATATAGAAAGTGTGATCGAAAAAAACTTTATGCCTGTTAATCCCGAGATGACACTCGGAGAGATCGTGCATAAGGCCGTGGTAAAATCCTCCAGAAACATCTATCCGGTCTTAAACACTAAAACCAGAACCCTTGAAGGAGTTATCCTGCTCGATGATATTCGTCCGATTATGTTTGACCAGGCTATGTACAATTCTGTGAAGGCCACAGATGTAATGCAAGCCCCTCCGGCCATCATTGAAATGGAAAAAGACAAAATGACGACGGTGATGAAAAAATTTCAGGACAGCGGTGCGTGGAACCTCCCTGTAGTAAAAAACGGGGTTTACGTTGGCTTTGTTTCTAAATCTAAACTATTGACCGCATACAGAAGAAAGTTGATTAACTTTGCAGTATAA
- a CDS encoding cold-shock protein has translation MTGTVKFFNDSKGYGFITNDDTGSDIFVHVTALNGVELNEGDKVEYNEEEGKKGKVASDVRVIG, from the coding sequence ATGACTGGTACAGTAAAATTTTTCAATGATTCCAAAGGTTACGGATTCATTACCAACGATGACACAGGAAGCGATATTTTTGTTCATGTAACTGCATTGAACGGAGTAGAACTTAACGAAGGAGACAAAGTAGAATATAACGAAGAAGAAGGCAAAAAAGGAAAAGTTGCTTCTGACGTAAGAGTTATAGGATAA
- a CDS encoding nucleoside deaminase: protein MMNPFDDNYFMKRALQEAELAFEKGEVPVGAVIVVDNKIIAKTHNLTETLTDVTAHAEMQAITAAANYLGGKYLHGCTLYVTLEPCQMCAGALYWSQISKVVYGAKDEKRGCAAMGAGLHPKTRLVGGVMEDEASGLLKRFFIEKRNLN from the coding sequence ATGATGAATCCTTTTGATGATAATTATTTTATGAAGAGAGCCCTTCAAGAAGCGGAACTGGCTTTTGAAAAGGGAGAAGTGCCTGTAGGGGCCGTGATAGTTGTTGATAATAAGATCATTGCTAAAACCCATAATCTTACCGAAACCCTGACTGATGTTACAGCACATGCCGAGATGCAGGCTATAACAGCAGCAGCAAACTATCTGGGAGGAAAGTATCTGCACGGCTGTACCTTGTATGTCACCCTGGAACCATGCCAGATGTGTGCAGGGGCATTGTACTGGAGCCAGATATCAAAAGTTGTTTATGGGGCCAAAGATGAAAAAAGGGGGTGTGCGGCCATGGGAGCCGGCCTGCATCCTAAAACCCGGCTTGTTGGGGGGGTGATGGAAGATGAAGCTTCCGGACTGTTAAAAAGATTCTTTATCGAAAAGAGAAATTTGAATTAA
- the dxs gene encoding 1-deoxy-D-xylulose-5-phosphate synthase, which yields MPSKLLTSVHSPDDLKKLSPEQLPQLAKELREFIIDILSVKEGHLGASLGVVELTIALHYVFNTPDDLLVWDVGHQAYGHKILTERREVFHTNRQLNGISGFPKRSESKYDTFGVGHSSTSISAALGMAIASSLKGETDRHHIAIVGDASIASGMAFEALNHAGVSDANILVILNDNAIGIDPSVGALKEYLTNVKERKLRNQQNIFEALNFNYSGPINGHDIDIVVNELNRLKKIKGPKFLHIITTKGKGLKKAEQDQVRYHAPGKFDKVTGELAPKTNKIQPPKFQDVFGHTLVELAKNNEKIVGITPAMPTGSSLKFMMDEIPERAFDVGIAEQHAVTLAAGMAAEGLIPFCNIYSTFLQRAYDQVIHDVAIQNLPVIFCLDRAGLVGQDGATHHGIFDITYLRCIPNLTIFAPRDESELRNIMYTAQFGLDHPIAIRYPRGRGIQKDWQTPFEKIDIGTGITFKTGSKIAILSIGFIAKNVEEAIQNLNNSDKIAHFGMRFVKPLDVKLLHHIFKDYQTIITIEDGTITGGFGSAILEFAAIHNYRSNIKVLGIPDTFIEHGTVEELQQIAGIDSKSVEEILQQFL from the coding sequence ATGCCATCAAAATTACTTACATCTGTTCATTCGCCTGATGACTTAAAAAAGTTGTCACCGGAACAACTTCCGCAATTGGCGAAAGAGCTCCGGGAATTTATTATAGATATTCTCTCGGTAAAAGAAGGTCATTTAGGTGCCAGCCTGGGTGTGGTAGAACTCACCATAGCGCTTCATTATGTCTTTAACACCCCTGATGACCTTTTGGTCTGGGATGTCGGACACCAGGCTTATGGCCATAAAATATTAACAGAAAGAAGGGAGGTCTTCCATACCAACAGACAGCTTAACGGAATCAGTGGTTTTCCCAAACGTTCGGAAAGCAAATACGACACTTTCGGTGTCGGACACAGTTCTACCAGCATATCTGCTGCTTTAGGGATGGCCATAGCTTCCAGTCTTAAAGGAGAAACCGACAGGCACCATATAGCAATAGTCGGCGACGCTTCGATAGCGAGCGGAATGGCTTTTGAGGCTCTTAACCATGCCGGGGTATCAGACGCTAATATCCTGGTAATTCTAAATGACAATGCTATAGGGATAGACCCCAGTGTCGGTGCTTTAAAGGAGTATCTCACCAATGTCAAAGAGCGTAAATTACGGAATCAGCAAAATATTTTTGAAGCTTTAAACTTTAATTATTCCGGTCCAATTAATGGCCATGATATCGATATTGTGGTTAATGAACTCAACCGTCTTAAAAAGATCAAAGGTCCTAAGTTTTTACATATAATCACAACTAAAGGGAAGGGTTTAAAAAAGGCAGAACAAGACCAGGTTCGCTACCATGCACCCGGAAAATTTGATAAGGTCACGGGAGAATTGGCTCCTAAAACCAACAAAATTCAGCCTCCAAAATTTCAGGATGTTTTCGGGCATACTCTTGTAGAGCTTGCGAAAAATAATGAAAAAATTGTCGGTATTACCCCTGCGATGCCTACCGGAAGTTCATTAAAATTTATGATGGATGAGATTCCTGAGCGTGCATTCGATGTAGGAATAGCAGAACAGCATGCGGTTACACTTGCGGCAGGAATGGCCGCTGAAGGCCTCATCCCCTTTTGCAATATATATTCTACATTTTTACAGCGTGCTTACGATCAGGTTATACACGATGTTGCGATACAAAACCTGCCTGTGATTTTTTGCCTAGACAGGGCCGGTTTGGTAGGGCAAGACGGTGCTACCCATCATGGTATTTTCGACATAACATACCTGAGATGTATCCCGAACCTCACTATATTTGCCCCCAGAGATGAGTCCGAGCTCAGAAATATAATGTACACCGCCCAATTCGGGCTCGACCACCCTATCGCTATCCGTTACCCAAGAGGCCGGGGTATTCAGAAAGACTGGCAAACCCCATTTGAAAAAATAGATATTGGTACCGGAATTACTTTTAAAACAGGAAGTAAAATAGCTATCCTGTCCATAGGATTCATTGCTAAAAATGTGGAAGAAGCCATTCAAAATCTAAATAATAGTGATAAAATCGCCCATTTTGGCATGCGTTTTGTGAAACCTTTGGACGTAAAATTGTTGCATCATATTTTCAAGGATTATCAAACCATAATCACTATTGAAGACGGAACAATAACGGGTGGTTTCGGCAGTGCGATTCTTGAATTCGCTGCCATACACAACTATCGTTCAAACATAAAAGTTCTGGGAATACCGGATACTTTCATTGAGCATGGCACCGTTGAAGAATTGCAGCAAATAGCCGGTATAGACAGCAAATCTGTTGAAGAAATACTGCAACAATTTTTATAA
- a CDS encoding DUF3078 domain-containing protein: MKQFVVLFSLFCCYLSYSQVDTLTIIKQDTLVHTKDTLIIKKYYFASQIDSLIKKIEKPVAKIDSAAKKQDSAVANIDTVPKSNWTKENKLGLNLTEVAFVNWNAGGNNSFSAITNGQFTRIYKTAKTSWNNELRLRFGLNAQEGRELRKSDDKIEFNSTAGFKRKEKSSWYHSAKLNFRTQFSNGYKYPDTDTPISRFMAPGYLFLGVGAEYIKDKPDFNLYLSPLTQKSTFVLDQDLADKGAFGVQKAEYDADGNVIRHGKNIYTEVGILVTNSFKKNISKNMEFSNRVNLYTDYLNSFGNIDMDWEMLLDLTVNQYVKANIGTHILYDNDVKFKEFENPEGETQKYGARVQFKQLLGVGISYSF; this comes from the coding sequence ATGAAACAATTCGTAGTTTTATTCTCTCTATTTTGTTGTTATCTTTCTTATTCTCAGGTAGACACCCTGACCATAATCAAACAGGATACTTTAGTACACACTAAAGACACTCTCATTATTAAAAAATATTATTTTGCTTCTCAGATAGATTCCTTGATCAAAAAAATCGAAAAGCCCGTTGCTAAAATAGATTCGGCTGCCAAGAAGCAAGATTCGGCTGTTGCCAATATTGATACAGTTCCTAAATCTAACTGGACGAAAGAAAATAAACTTGGTTTAAACTTAACAGAAGTTGCCTTTGTAAACTGGAATGCAGGGGGAAACAATTCTTTTTCTGCTATTACAAACGGACAATTCACACGAATCTACAAAACAGCCAAGACTTCCTGGAACAACGAGTTAAGGTTGCGTTTCGGCTTAAATGCCCAGGAAGGAAGGGAGCTAAGAAAATCGGACGATAAAATTGAATTCAATTCAACTGCCGGTTTTAAGAGAAAAGAAAAATCGAGCTGGTACCATTCGGCTAAATTAAATTTCAGGACCCAGTTCAGTAATGGTTACAAATACCCGGACACCGACACCCCTATTTCGCGGTTTATGGCTCCCGGTTATCTGTTTTTAGGTGTTGGAGCCGAATACATTAAAGACAAACCGGACTTCAATCTCTACCTTTCACCCCTTACCCAAAAATCGACTTTTGTTCTCGATCAGGACCTGGCAGACAAAGGTGCCTTCGGTGTACAGAAAGCTGAATACGATGCGGACGGGAATGTTATCCGGCACGGCAAGAACATTTATACTGAAGTAGGGATATTGGTCACGAACTCATTTAAGAAAAACATCTCCAAAAACATGGAGTTTAGTAACAGGGTTAACCTTTACACCGATTACTTAAACAGTTTTGGGAATATTGACATGGACTGGGAAATGCTGTTGGATCTTACTGTAAATCAATACGTAAAGGCCAATATCGGCACACATATCCTCTACGATAACGATGTGAAGTTTAAAGAATTCGAGAATCCGGAAGGGGAAACTCAAAAGTACGGCGCCCGTGTGCAGTTCAAGCAATTGCTGGGTGTCGGAATCTCCTATTCCTTTTAA
- a CDS encoding penicillin-binding protein 1A: MGVNNKKRFLKIFLKTTALLLLAVTGFCVSVYAGLWGKLPDVNDLKELKQAQASLVLDENDELIGKYFVFDRQSVKYKELPQNLIDALIATEDVRFYEHSGVDMRSLGRVFFKTILLSDESSGGGSTITTQLVKNLYGRKNHGVFSMPVNKVKEAITARRIERIFPKEDIITLYFNTVPFSDNTFGIESASQKFFDCSTSELSLSQAATLVGTLKASHSYNPRLYPERSQFRRDVVLQQMVKYNFITEDEANKVKGEKLELAYQYFDSNEGLAPYFREQVRREAGVLVSKIKKEDGSVYDLYKDGLRIYTTLNARMQEYAEDSMEEHMAKLQQQFEQAYGKRKPWKNKQIVSEAVSKLPEYQRLKQKGLKQDAIYDSLSIKKKMKVFDWKKEDELRDMSTLDSISHYLKLLNTGFVALDPHSGAVKAYVGGIDFQSYKYDHVFQSKRQVGSTFKPFVYTAALENGMEPCTYFSLKAITYEGEEDWTPENASKNEDEDITVKYALKKALSNSINTIAVKVMDETGVEAVISQARKMGIETDLPQVPSLALGTAEMSLMELASAYTGFVNKGVSVKPYLIERVEDREGNILWEYKPKIESMEPAYSDQTRESILEMLKATVNEGTAIRIRNRYGLKNDMAGKTGTTQNNKDGWFVAVTPDLVMASWVGNDDHRIGFSNTAIGQGANSALPTVALFLKRINADTDFQSISNARFDRPSDEVIAALDCEPLREETFFERIFDKEVSKKKFGEKKKKGIFSFLKKKNKEEEEKEN, translated from the coding sequence ATGGGTGTAAATAACAAGAAACGATTTTTAAAAATATTTTTAAAAACTACCGCGTTATTGCTTCTGGCTGTAACAGGTTTCTGTGTTTCCGTATATGCAGGCTTATGGGGTAAACTACCTGATGTAAATGACTTAAAAGAATTGAAGCAGGCACAGGCAAGTCTTGTTTTAGATGAAAATGACGAGTTAATAGGGAAGTATTTCGTTTTTGACCGACAGTCCGTAAAGTACAAAGAGTTACCCCAAAACTTGATCGATGCGTTAATAGCTACCGAAGACGTCAGGTTTTACGAACACTCAGGGGTCGATATGAGGAGTTTGGGAAGGGTGTTTTTTAAAACGATCCTGCTAAGCGATGAATCATCAGGAGGGGGGAGCACCATAACAACCCAATTGGTTAAGAATCTGTATGGCAGAAAGAATCATGGAGTCTTTAGTATGCCGGTCAATAAGGTAAAGGAAGCCATAACAGCGAGAAGAATAGAAAGAATATTTCCTAAAGAAGACATCATAACCCTTTATTTTAATACGGTTCCGTTTAGCGATAATACTTTCGGCATTGAAAGCGCTTCACAGAAATTTTTTGATTGTTCGACAAGCGAGCTGTCATTGTCGCAGGCGGCAACATTGGTAGGAACATTAAAAGCTTCCCATAGCTATAACCCGAGGTTATATCCGGAACGTAGTCAGTTTAGAAGAGATGTAGTGCTGCAACAAATGGTAAAGTACAACTTCATTACCGAAGATGAAGCCAACAAGGTGAAAGGCGAAAAACTAGAGCTGGCCTATCAGTATTTTGATTCAAATGAAGGCCTGGCCCCTTATTTCAGGGAACAGGTAAGGAGGGAAGCCGGAGTGCTTGTTTCAAAAATAAAAAAGGAAGACGGGTCGGTATACGATCTGTATAAGGACGGACTCCGGATCTATACAACCCTGAATGCCCGGATGCAGGAATATGCGGAGGATTCCATGGAAGAACACATGGCTAAACTTCAGCAGCAGTTTGAACAGGCTTATGGAAAAAGAAAGCCCTGGAAGAATAAGCAAATCGTTTCTGAAGCCGTAAGTAAGTTGCCGGAGTATCAGCGTCTGAAACAGAAAGGTTTAAAGCAGGATGCAATCTATGATTCTTTAAGTATCAAAAAGAAAATGAAGGTGTTCGACTGGAAAAAAGAAGATGAGTTAAGAGACATGTCAACATTGGATAGTATTTCTCATTACTTAAAATTGTTAAATACCGGGTTTGTTGCCTTAGACCCGCATTCAGGAGCAGTAAAAGCCTATGTCGGCGGAATAGATTTTCAATCGTATAAATACGATCATGTGTTTCAAAGTAAGAGGCAGGTGGGGTCTACATTTAAGCCTTTTGTGTACACCGCTGCACTGGAAAACGGAATGGAACCATGTACGTATTTTTCGTTAAAAGCGATAACTTATGAAGGAGAAGAAGACTGGACGCCCGAAAATGCCTCTAAGAACGAAGATGAAGACATTACAGTTAAATACGCTCTTAAAAAGGCACTCAGCAATTCGATAAATACCATAGCGGTAAAAGTAATGGATGAAACAGGTGTAGAAGCTGTGATCAGCCAGGCCCGGAAGATGGGGATAGAAACAGATCTGCCTCAAGTACCGTCGTTGGCCCTGGGTACTGCCGAGATGTCATTAATGGAATTGGCGTCGGCTTACACCGGATTTGTCAATAAAGGGGTGTCGGTAAAGCCGTATTTAATAGAACGGGTCGAAGACAGGGAAGGAAATATTTTGTGGGAGTATAAGCCTAAAATAGAAAGCATGGAGCCTGCGTATTCCGATCAGACCAGGGAAAGTATCCTGGAAATGTTGAAGGCAACGGTAAACGAAGGCACTGCGATCAGAATAAGAAATAGGTACGGGCTCAAAAATGATATGGCCGGAAAAACCGGAACTACCCAGAATAATAAAGATGGTTGGTTTGTGGCTGTAACGCCTGATCTCGTGATGGCTTCATGGGTCGGCAATGACGATCACAGGATCGGGTTTAGTAATACCGCTATTGGTCAGGGAGCCAACTCAGCGTTGCCCACTGTAGCACTTTTCCTTAAAAGGATTAATGCCGATACCGATTTTCAATCAATTTCAAATGCAAGGTTTGACCGGCCTTCAGATGAGGTTATAGCAGCTCTGGACTGTGAGCCGTTACGGGAAGAAACTTTCTTTGAGCGTATTTTTGACAAAGAGGTGTCTAAAAAGAAATTCGGCGAAAAAAAGAAAAAAGGGATCTTTTCCTTCCTCAAAAAGAAAAATAAGGAGGAGGAAGAAAAAGAAAATTAA